The nucleotide window AATCGATCCTATACCTTGATCGTTACTCTATTCCCACTTGGTTAAGGAATTTTTTCAAACGAGGATCCTGTGGATTATCGAATATATCCTGTGGAGAACCTTGTTCAACAATATTGCCTTCCGCCATGAAGATCACCCGATCGGCGACTTCTTTGGCAAATTGCATTTCATGTGTCACCACCAGCATGGTTTGATGCTGATTAGCTAACTTCTTCATTAATGACAACACTTCGCCAACCCATTCCGGATCCAGAGCGGAAGTGGGTTCATCAAAGAGCAGAAGCTCTGGTTGCAGTGCCATGGCTCGGCCAATGCCGACACGCTGTTGTTGGCCACCAGATAAAGCAGCCGGGTAGCTGTCGCCTTTATCGCCAAGGCCAATATCGTCCAGAATCTGCTGAGCACGAGTCAGTGCTTGCTGTTTCTTCCAGCCACGCACGGTAATCAAACCTTCGGCAATATTCTGGCGAGCGGTCATATGAGCAAACAGCGCGTAGTTCTGGAACACAAACCCAGTGCGACGACGTAAAGCCAGTACTTCTGCTTTAGTGTGTTTATTTACATCTACCGACACATCATCAATCGTGATGCGCCCTTCATCAGCCTGTTCTAAAAAGTTAACTGTGCGTAATAAGGTGGATTTACCGGTACCACTGGAACCAATGATAACGATGATTTCACCTTGTTTGATGTCGATATCGATGCCTTTGAGTACTTCAGTATCACCAAAGCGCTTATGAATATTCTCTAATTTAATCATCGAACGTACGCCTTATTCAGTTTCGCTTCAGCCCAAATTTGAACGCGGGTCAGAATCACGACCACGCCCCAGTAAATCAGAGCGACGGCCAGGAAAGCTTCAAAGAATCGGAAGCTGGATGATGCTTCCATCTGCGCTTTAGCCATGATTTCTGCCACGCCCAGCGTAAAGGCGAGGGAGGTCGATTTAATCATATCGATGAAGTAGTTCATCAGAGATGGCAGCGCGACACGGGTCGCTTGCGGCAGAATCACGCGACGCATCGCCTGAGTGGTCGTCATGCCGACGGATAAGCTCGCTTCCATCTGGCTGCGATCAATACCGATGATTGCCGCTCGAATACTCTCTGCCATGTAGGCGGCAAAGTGGAGGGTTAAACCGATCACAGCCGCAGAGAAAGCATCGAGACCAACCATAAATGGAAAGATTTGCGGTAAGCCGTAATAAAGCAGAAACAGCTGGACTAACAGAGGAGTTCCGCGGAAAAAGCTGATGTACAGTTGGCTTAACTGATCGAGTACTGGAACCTTAAAAACGCGGATATTGGCTAAAATGATGGAAAGAATCAGTGAGAACACCAATCCCCATGTTGCCATTTCCATGGTTGTACCAAGATATTTGAGTAATATCGGCAACAGTTCCAACATGTAATTAAAATCAAATCCCATTCGGCATACCTGAACGCTAGAGAAAAGAAAAGGTGGAAAACTAGGTTCCACCTTCACGTAAATTTATAGAGGTGAGGAGGGTATCTCTCCACACCTTAATTTTCAAAGTGTTTTATTTGCTAATGTCGGCACCAAACCACTTCACGGAAATCTTCTCAACGGTACCGTCTGCACGCATTTCTGCAAGTGCTTTGTTAACTTCCGCTTGTAGCTTCTGACCTTTTTCGTTGTTTACGAACGGCCAGGCGTTTTGAATGGTTTCAAATGGTTCGCCAGCTAATTCTAGTGGAAGACCGGTTTTCTTGATCAGCTCTAGTGCTGACAGACGATCCATAACAAAAGCGTCAGAACGACCTAATGCAACATCGTGCTCGATACCGGTATCGTATGTCTTGATGTTGATTTTGCCGTCTTTATCGTACTGACGAAGAAGCTGCTCAAAGTTCGAACCCAGGTTTACTGCCACGGTTTTGCCAGCCAGATCATCGATGCCTTTGATGCTGTCATTGCCTTTACGTACTGTGATTTGTGCACCGTCAACCACGTATGGGTCAGCAAACAGGTATTTTGCCTTGCGCTCTTCTGTCATGGTGATCTGGTTTGAGATCGTATCAATACGACCCGTTTCTAACAGACCAAACAAACCAGAAAAGTTCGCAGTAACGTATTCGATCTTGTAATCGTTACGTTTACCA belongs to Vibrio sp. STUT-A11 and includes:
- a CDS encoding amino acid ABC transporter substrate-binding protein; translated protein: MKNWIKVAVAAIALSAATVQAATEVKVGMSGRYFPFTFVKQDKLQGFEVDMWDEIGKRNDYKIEYVTANFSGLFGLLETGRIDTISNQITMTEERKAKYLFADPYVVDGAQITVRKGNDSIKGIDDLAGKTVAVNLGSNFEQLLRQYDKDGKINIKTYDTGIEHDVALGRSDAFVMDRLSALELIKKTGLPLELAGEPFETIQNAWPFVNNEKGQKLQAEVNKALAEMRADGTVEKISVKWFGADISK
- a CDS encoding amino acid ABC transporter permease gives rise to the protein MGFDFNYMLELLPILLKYLGTTMEMATWGLVFSLILSIILANIRVFKVPVLDQLSQLYISFFRGTPLLVQLFLLYYGLPQIFPFMVGLDAFSAAVIGLTLHFAAYMAESIRAAIIGIDRSQMEASLSVGMTTTQAMRRVILPQATRVALPSLMNYFIDMIKSTSLAFTLGVAEIMAKAQMEASSSFRFFEAFLAVALIYWGVVVILTRVQIWAEAKLNKAYVR
- a CDS encoding amino acid ABC transporter ATP-binding protein, encoding MIKLENIHKRFGDTEVLKGIDIDIKQGEIIVIIGSSGTGKSTLLRTVNFLEQADEGRITIDDVSVDVNKHTKAEVLALRRRTGFVFQNYALFAHMTARQNIAEGLITVRGWKKQQALTRAQQILDDIGLGDKGDSYPAALSGGQQQRVGIGRAMALQPELLLFDEPTSALDPEWVGEVLSLMKKLANQHQTMLVVTHEMQFAKEVADRVIFMAEGNIVEQGSPQDIFDNPQDPRLKKFLNQVGIE